One Ornithinicoccus hortensis genomic window, CACCCGCCTGGACCGGGTCACCGACCGCACCGGCTCGATCACCGGTATGCCGTGGGCCGAGGTGAGCGGTGCCCGCATCGGGGGTGTCGAGCCCGTCCCCCGGCTCGAGGAGATCCTCGACACGTGGCCCGAGCTGCGGGTCAACATCGACATCAAGACCTCGGGCGCCATCGTGCCGCTGGTCCGGGCGATCGAGCGGACGAACGCCCACGACAGGGTCTGTGTCACCTCCTTCTCCGACCACCGGCGCGCGGCTGCCCTACGCCGGCTCAGCCGACCGGTCGCCACGTCGGCCGGCCAGCGCACGGTGGCCCGGTTCCTGGCCGCCGCCCGGCTCCCCCGACGACGCGAAGCCGCACTGGCGCGGGTGTTGCGCGGCGTGGATTGCCTCCAGGTCCCCGAGGATTTCGGCCGCATCAAGGTAGTCAACGCGGCGACCCTGGAGGCGGCCCACGCCGTGGGCGTCCAGGTCCACGTCTGGACGGTGAACGACGACGCCGAAATGCACCGGTTGCTGGACCTGGGCGTTGACGGACTCGTCAGCGACCGGGCCGATCTACTCAAGCAGGTCTTGCAGGAACGCGGCACCTGGTCCTGACCTGCGGGACCGGCCGCCCGGTCGCGCGCTCGGTCGGGGGTGGAGGCCGCCAGGTCAGACGTCCGGTCGGGGGTCGAGACCGCCAGGTCAGACGTCCGGTGGGGGTGAATGGCCGACAGGTCAGACGTCTGGTGGGGTGTGGAGGCCGCCATCTCACGCGTCCGGTCGGGAAATGGGGGGCGGGAGGGGGACACAAGATGTGGGGGGTTACATCGGTGTGATTTCGTGTATATAGTGGCGAACGCAGCTGGTTCGGCCGCTTCCCTTCGGGGAGGTGGTCGTCGCAAGAGGGAACCCGGTGAGATTCCGGGACTGCCCCGCAGCGGTGAACGGGAACGACCTTCGCCACGAAGCACTGGACCATCCAGGTCCGGGAAGCGGCGAACAGTAGGCGACCTGGCAACAGGTCTGGCCCGTGAGTCCGAAGACCTGCCAGTGCACCGCCGTCCCGACGACGGCGGTGGTCCGTTGACCGCGCGGGACGGTCAGGGCCCGACGCGACCACCTGCGGGCGGTCAGGCGTCCCGCCCTCCCCTCCCCCGGCATACGGGCTCGCTTTCGCATCCGAGTTCACGAGGGGTGAACCGATGAGCATCACGGTCATCAAGCGCGACGGCACGCGCACGGCATACGACGGGTACGAGGTCGCCCGGTCCATCGAGGCGGCGGCCCGCGGTCTGGACGACGCGATCACCCGCACCACCCAGCTGCAGTCCGAGCTGGAGATCACGCTGTTCGACGGCATCACCAGCGAGGAGCTGGACCAGGCCGTCATCCAGGTGGCGTTGCAGAACGTCAAGGACGACCCGGCCTACGACACGATCGCGGCCCGGCTGCTGGTCAAGTCGCTCTACAAGCAGGTCTTCGGGGAGACCCACGACCTGTTCGGCGACGTCGACCCCAGCACCATCGCCAAGCTGCACCGCGCGGCGTTCCCCGGCTACATCGAGGCCGGCGTCCGGTCCGGGCAACTGGACACCCGCCTGACCGAGGTCTTCGACCTGGAGCGGCTGGCCGAGGCCCTCGACCCCTCCCGGGACGACCTGCTCCGGTTCATCGGCGTGCAGACCATGCGGGTGCGCTACCTCCTGGACGGCGCCGACGGCTCGCCGCTGGAGGTGCCACAGTTCTTCTGGATGCGGGTTGCCATGGGGCTCTCGCTCACCGAGGACGACGCCACGAGCGCCGCGATCAGCTTCTACGACAAGATGTCCCGCCTCGAGTACCTGGCCGCCGGGTCCACCCTGGTCAACGCCGGCACCTCCTACAGCCAGCTGTCCAACTGCTTCGTGATGCAGATGGAGGACGACATCGAGCACATCGCCAAGAGCGTGCGCGACGTCATGTGGCTCACCAAGGGCACCGGCGGCATCGGCCTGTCCGTCTCCAAGCTCCGCTCCGAGGGCAGCCCGATCCGGTCCAACAACACCTCCTCGACCGGCCCGATCCCGTTCATGCACACCATCGACTCCACGCTGCGCGCGGTGAGCCGTGGTGGCAAGAAGTTCGGGGCGCTGTGCTTCTACATGGAGAACTGGCACCTCGACTTCGCCCAGTTCCTCGACCTGCGGCAGAACTCCGGCGACCCCTACCGCCGCACCCGCACCGCCAACACCGCCGTCTGGATCTCCGACGAGTTCATGAAGCGGGTCGAGCGGGACGACGAGTGGTACCTCTTCGACCCGCTCGAGACCCCCGATCTGGTCGAGGCCACCGGGGCCGAGTTCAGCAGGCTGTATGCCGAGTACGTCACCCGGGCGAGGGCCGGGGAGTTGCGGCACCGCCGGATGCGGGCCCGCGAGCAGTTCCGGGCCATCCTGATCTCCCTGCAGACCACCAGCCACCCGTGGCTGACCTGGAAGGACACCATCAACACCCGGGCGCTGAACCAGAACACCGGGACGATCCACCTGTCCAACCTGTGCACCGAGATCTGCCTGCCGCAGGACCGGGACAACACCGCAGTCTGCAACCTGGCCTCGGTCAACCTGTCCCGGCACGTCACCGGCCGGCGGGGGCAGGCCCGGGTCGACTGGGACCGGCTCGCCGAGTCCACCCGGCTGGCGGTGCGCCAGCTGGACAACCTGATCGACATCACGATCAGCTCGGTGCCGGAGTCGGAGCGGTCCAACGAGCTCAACCGGGCGCTCGGTCTCGGCGTGATGGGCTTCACCGACATCGTGGAGCGCTTCGGCTTCTCCTACGAGTCCGAGCAGGCCTACGAGCTGATGGACCAGATCATGGAGTTCGTCTCCTGGCACGCGATCGACGCCAGCTCGGACCTGGCCCGCGAACGGGGTGCCTACCCCAACTTCGCCGGCAGCCGGTGGAGCGAGGGCCTGGTGCCGGTCGACTCCCTCGATCTGCTGGAGGCCGACCGCGGCACCCCCGTCGACGTCGACCGGACCACCCGGCTCGACTGGGACGCGCTGCGGGCCAAGGTGGCCGGCGGCATCCGCAACTCCACCCTGATGGCGATCGCCCCGACCGCCTCGATCGGTCTCGTGGCGGGCACCACCCCCGGGCTGGACCCGCAGTTCAGCCAGATCTTCAGCCGGTCCACCAGCTCGGGCAAGTTCCTGGAGGTCAACCGCAACCTGGTCCAGGACCTGCAGGACGCGGGGCTGTGGGAGCAGGTGCGCGAGGAGCTGCTGCGCCACCAGGGCGACCTGTCCAAGGTCGAGGGCGTGCCCGCCGACCTCCAGGAGATCTACCGGACCTCCTTCCAGCTCTCCCCCTACGCCTTCCTGCACGTCGCGGCCCGCGCCCAGAAGTGGATCGACCAGGCGATCAGCCGCAACATCTACCTGGCCAGCCGCGACCTCGGCGACATGGTCGAGCTCTACTCCGCCGCCTGGCGGATGGGGGTCAAGACGACCTACTACCTGCACATGATGCCGCGCCACCAGGCCGAGCAGTCCACCGTGCGGGTCAACAAGGCCGAGGAGGCGGGCGGTAACGGCGCGCCGCGTCGCGGGTTCGGCGGCGTCGCCCGGGCGGGCGCTTCCGGGACGGCTCCTGCCGCGCGCGGGTTCGGTGCCGTGGCTCCGGCCCCGACCGTCCCCGCCACCGCTCCGGCCCCGGAACCGGACCTGACCCCGGACCCCGACACGACCCAGCTCGAGCTGATCGACGGACAGGCCTGCCCGATCGACCCGCAGGAGCGCCTCCAGTGCGACTCCTGCCAGTGAGCCCCACGCCCCGGCATACCCGAAAGGACCTGACATGAGCATTGACACCACTCCCACCACCGCTCAGACCGGCACCGGATCGCCCCGCGGCATCCTCGGCACCGGGATCCAGGAGGGCCTGCTCCTGAAGCCGGTCACCTACCCGTGGGCCTACGATCTCTACAACCAGGCGGTCGCCAACACCTGGTTCCCCAACGAGGTCCAGCTCGGGGAGGACCTGGGCGACTTCGAGCGGATGACCGACGACGAGCGGCACGCCCTGACCTTCCTGATGAGCTACTTCAACCCCAACGAGCTGCTGGTCAACAAGGCGCTCGCGTTCGGCGTCTACCCCTACGTCAACGCGGCCGAGTGCCACCTCTACCTGGCCAAGCAGATGTGGGAGGAGGCCAACCACTGCATGGCCTTCGAGTACGTCCTGGAGACTTTCCCGGTGGACCGGGAGCAGGCCTACGAGTCGCACGTGACGGTCCCCTCGATGGCGGCCAAGGAGGAGTTCGAGGTCCGCTACATCCGTCGGATGACCGAGCAGACCCTGGACATCAGCACGGTGGAGGGCAAGCAGGACTTCGTGCGGAACCTGGTGGCCTACAACGTGATCCTGGAGGGCATCTGGTTCTACTCCGGCTTCATGGTGGCGCTGAGCTTCCGGCAGCGGAACCTGCTGCGCAACTTCGGCAGCCTGATCGACTGGATCGTGCGCGACGAGAGCCTGCACCTGAAGTTCGGGATCAACCTGATCCTGACCGTGCTCGAGGAGAACCCGGAGATCGCCACCGAGGAGTTCGCCGAGGAGATCCGGCAGATGGTGCTCGACGGGGTCGCGATGGAGGAGCAGTACAACCGCGACCTGCTGCCGGGCGGGATCCTGGGGCTGAACGCCGACTACATCAACCAGTACGTGAAGTACCTGGCCGACCGGCGCCTGGAGGAGCTCGGCTTCGAGCCGCACTACCGGGTGGCCAACCCGGCCAAGTGGATGGCCGCGGCCAACGACACCCTGGAGCTGGTGAACTTCTTCGAGTCGACGAACACCTCCTACGAGGTGAACGCCCGCGCCCACTGACCGGACGGACCGGACGGGCCGGCCGCCCCGACGATTCACTCAGGCCAGGGCGGTCTCGATGATCTCCCGG contains:
- a CDS encoding glycerophosphodiester phosphodiesterase; amino-acid sequence: MAATPYLEHDGPIPLAHRGFSQEGLENSMSAFAAAVALGYHYVETDVHATQDGVLVAFHDTRLDRVTDRTGSITGMPWAEVSGARIGGVEPVPRLEEILDTWPELRVNIDIKTSGAIVPLVRAIERTNAHDRVCVTSFSDHRRAAALRRLSRPVATSAGQRTVARFLAAARLPRRREAALARVLRGVDCLQVPEDFGRIKVVNAATLEAAHAVGVQVHVWTVNDDAEMHRLLDLGVDGLVSDRADLLKQVLQERGTWS
- a CDS encoding ribonucleoside-diphosphate reductase subunit alpha is translated as MSITVIKRDGTRTAYDGYEVARSIEAAARGLDDAITRTTQLQSELEITLFDGITSEELDQAVIQVALQNVKDDPAYDTIAARLLVKSLYKQVFGETHDLFGDVDPSTIAKLHRAAFPGYIEAGVRSGQLDTRLTEVFDLERLAEALDPSRDDLLRFIGVQTMRVRYLLDGADGSPLEVPQFFWMRVAMGLSLTEDDATSAAISFYDKMSRLEYLAAGSTLVNAGTSYSQLSNCFVMQMEDDIEHIAKSVRDVMWLTKGTGGIGLSVSKLRSEGSPIRSNNTSSTGPIPFMHTIDSTLRAVSRGGKKFGALCFYMENWHLDFAQFLDLRQNSGDPYRRTRTANTAVWISDEFMKRVERDDEWYLFDPLETPDLVEATGAEFSRLYAEYVTRARAGELRHRRMRAREQFRAILISLQTTSHPWLTWKDTINTRALNQNTGTIHLSNLCTEICLPQDRDNTAVCNLASVNLSRHVTGRRGQARVDWDRLAESTRLAVRQLDNLIDITISSVPESERSNELNRALGLGVMGFTDIVERFGFSYESEQAYELMDQIMEFVSWHAIDASSDLARERGAYPNFAGSRWSEGLVPVDSLDLLEADRGTPVDVDRTTRLDWDALRAKVAGGIRNSTLMAIAPTASIGLVAGTTPGLDPQFSQIFSRSTSSGKFLEVNRNLVQDLQDAGLWEQVREELLRHQGDLSKVEGVPADLQEIYRTSFQLSPYAFLHVAARAQKWIDQAISRNIYLASRDLGDMVELYSAAWRMGVKTTYYLHMMPRHQAEQSTVRVNKAEEAGGNGAPRRGFGGVARAGASGTAPAARGFGAVAPAPTVPATAPAPEPDLTPDPDTTQLELIDGQACPIDPQERLQCDSCQ
- a CDS encoding ribonucleotide-diphosphate reductase subunit beta, with amino-acid sequence MSIDTTPTTAQTGTGSPRGILGTGIQEGLLLKPVTYPWAYDLYNQAVANTWFPNEVQLGEDLGDFERMTDDERHALTFLMSYFNPNELLVNKALAFGVYPYVNAAECHLYLAKQMWEEANHCMAFEYVLETFPVDREQAYESHVTVPSMAAKEEFEVRYIRRMTEQTLDISTVEGKQDFVRNLVAYNVILEGIWFYSGFMVALSFRQRNLLRNFGSLIDWIVRDESLHLKFGINLILTVLEENPEIATEEFAEEIRQMVLDGVAMEEQYNRDLLPGGILGLNADYINQYVKYLADRRLEELGFEPHYRVANPAKWMAAANDTLELVNFFESTNTSYEVNARAH